The following are from one region of the Oncorhynchus tshawytscha isolate Ot180627B linkage group LG24, Otsh_v2.0, whole genome shotgun sequence genome:
- the si:ch211-28p3.4 gene encoding zinc-binding protein A33, with translation MKATDPELLQVDEFKNEQLLSLTINLLLFIRSQVPVTKKLFQSYASDVVLDPTTAHPKLIISPKGDLVEYTDTWQEVPENPSRFDTTLNAISRQGFREGRHYWEVQVSGKTYWEIGLTYPSIPRKGREEDCWLGRGDESWAMEFFNGDYTAWHDRVAHALPVVAGQHFTRIGIYSSFPGGLVCFLGADTMTPLHCFYVATFTNVLHQAVCPGHDNQGSNWKPLKICDASRSAPTL, from the exons ATGAAGGCTACAGATCCAGAATTGCTTCAGGTGGATGAATTTAAGAATGAACAGCTCTTGAGTTTAACCATCAACCTCCTGCTTTTCATCCGGTCCCAGGTCCCTGTCACCAAGAAACTCTTTCAGAGCT ATGCCTCTGACGTTGTCCTTGACCCTACCACTGCCCACCCGAAACTTATCATTTCCCCTAAGGGTGACTTGGTAGAGTACACGGACACCTGGCAAGAAGTCCCAGAGAACCCCTCACGCTTCGACACCACCCTCAATGCCATCAGCCGACAGGGCTTCCGAGAGGGACGTCACTACTGGGAGGTACAGGTAAGTGGGAAGACCTACTGGGAGATAGGTCTCACCTACCCAAGCATCCCACGCAAGGGCCGTGAGGAGGACTGCTGGCTGGGCCGTGGAGACGAGTCTTGGGCAATGGAGTTCTTTAATGGGGACTACACAGCATGGCATGACAGGGTGGCCCATGCGCTCCCTGTGGTGGCCGGACAGCACTTCACTCGCATCGGTATTTACTCCAGCTTTCCCGGGGGCCTGGTGTGCTTCCTGGGGGCCGACACCATGACCCCTCTCCACTGTTTCTATGTCGCCACCTTCACCAATGTCCTCCACCAGGCTGTGTGCCCCGGGCACGACAATCAGGGGTCCAACTGGAAGCCCCTTAAGATTTGCGATGCCTCACGCTCTGCCCCTACCCTCTGA